The DNA region TTTTCCACCACGCCGTCGGCGGCTACCGCGTAGTAGCGGAAGTCGGGCAGCACGCAGCGCAGTGCGGCCACGCCCAGGCCCAACTCCTGACGCACACGGCGGGTGACGGCGTCCTCGGTGGACTCCGTGGGCGCGGGATGCCCGCAGCACGAGTTGGTCCAGATGCCGGCGAAAGTCCGCTTGTGCAGCGCCCGCCGGGTCAGCAGTACCCGCCCCGCGTCGTCGAACAAGTAGCAGGAGAACGCCAGGTGCAGCGGCGTTTCGGTGTGGTGGACCTCGGACTTGGGCGCCGAGCCGATGCTGCGGCCTTCCTCGTCGACGAGGATCACCAGCTCGGGGGCTTCTGCGGACGGCATGCCAGTCATTCGTCGCCGACGCCGCCGCGGATGGCGATTTCGGCGCGCTAAGTGACGCTCAGGGGTTGAAAGCGCGCCGAAATCGCGGGGAAATCAGCGGGCGAACATCAGGGCGCGCTTGACTTCCTGGATCGCCTTGGTCACCTCGATGCCACGCGGACAGGCCTCGGTGCAGTTGAACGTGGTGCGGCAGCGCCACACCCCGTCGACATCGTTGAGGATGTCGAGGCGCTCGGCGGCACCCTCGTCGCGGGAGTCGAAGATGAACCGGTGGGCGTTGACGATCGCTGCCGGCCCGAAGTAGGAGCCTTCGTTCCAGTACACCGGGCAGCTGGTGGTGCAGCACGCACACAGGATGCATTTGGTGGTGTCGTCGTAGCGGGCGCGGTCGGTCTGGCTCTGAATCCGTTCCCGCGACGGCTCATTACCCGAGGTGATCAGATAGGGCTTGATGGCCCTGTACGCGTCGAAGAACGGCTCCATGTCGACGATGAGATCCTTTTCCACGGGCAACCCGCGGATCGGCTCGATCGTGATGGTCAGTGCTTTGTCCGGGTTCTTGGGCAGCATGTCGCGCATCAGCACCTTGCAGGCCAACCGGTTGACGCCGTTGATCCGCATCGCATCCGACCCGCACACCCCGTGTGCGCACGAGCGGCGGAACGTCAGCGTGCCGTCGAGGTACCACTTCACGTAGTGCAGCAGGTTCAGCAGCCGATCCGAGGGCAGGCACGGCACCCGGAAACTCTGCCAACCGGCGTCGTCGGGCGACTCGGGGTTGAACCGGGCGATCTTCAGCGTCACCATCACCGCGCCATCGGGCACGGGTGGCAGCTCGGAATCGCCGGTGTCGGGCTTCTCCAGAACTCCAGTCATGATTCCTCGCGCAAGCGCTCGTCAGTGCTGTTCGGTTCCTCGCGCAAGCGCTCGTCAGTGCTGTTCGGTTCCTCGCGCAAGCGCTCGTCAGCCGTCATCGCTAGTACTTCCGTTCCATCGGCTCGTAACGCGTCTGAACCACCGGCTTGTAGTCCAGGCGGATGTCACTCAGAAGATCGGTGCCCTCTTTGTAGGCCATGGTGTGACGCATGTAGTTGGTGTCGTCGCGGTTGGGGTAGTCCTCGCGGGCGTGGCCACCGCGAGACTCCTTGCGGTTCAACGCACCTACGACGGTGACTTCGGCAAGCTCCAGCAAGAAGCCCAGCTCGATGGCCTCCAGCAGGTCGCTGTTGTAGCGCTTGCCCTTGTCGTGCACGGTGATCCGCGAGTAGCGCTCTTTCAACGCATGAATGTCGGTCAGCGCCTGCTTGAGGGTTTCCTCGGTCCGGAACACCGCGGCATTGTTGTCCATCGACTGCTGCAGGGCCCCGCGGATGTCAGCGACACGCTCGTTGCCGTGCTCGGAGAGTATGTCGGCCACCCAGCCCACCACCATCGACGCGGGCTCGGCCGGCAGGTCGACGAAGTCACGTCCCAGTGCGTAGTTGGCGGCGGCGATGCCGGCGCGGCGGCCGAAGACGTTGATGTCGAGCAGCGAGTTGGTGCCCAGCCGGTTGGCGCCGTGCACCGACACACAGGCGCACTCCCCGGCGGCGTACAGGCCCGGCACCACGGTGGTGTTGTCGGAGAGCACCTGGCCGTTGACGGTGGTCGGGATGCCGCCCATGACGTAGTGGCACGTCGGATAGACCGGCACGAGTTCCTTGACCGGGTCCACACCGAGGTAGGTGCGGGCGAACTCGGTGATGTCGGGCAGCTTGGCCTCAAGCACGTCCTCACCGAGGTGGCGCACGTCGATATAGACGTAGTCCTTGTTGGGTCCGGCGCCGCGGCCTTCGAGGACTTCGAGCACCATCGATCGGGCGACGATGTCGCGGGGTGCGAGATCGACGATCGTCGGCGCGTAGCGCTCCATGAAGCGCTCGCCCTCGCCATTGAGCAACCGGCCGCCCTCGCCGCGCACCGCCTCGGAGATCAGAATCCCGAGCCCGGCCAAACCCGTCGGGTGGAACTGGTGAAACTCCATGTCCTCCAAGGGAAGTCCCTTGCGGAAGATGATGCCCAGTCCGTCGCCGGTCAGGGTGTGGGCATTGGAGGTGGTTTTGTACATCCGGCCCGAACCGCCGGTGGCGAAGACGATCGCCTTGGCGTGGAAGACGTGGATGTCGCCGGTGGCCAGTTCGTAGGCGACGACACCGGTGGCCACCGGGCCCCCTGCGGTCTCGGTCATCGTGATGTCGAGGGCGTAGAACTCGTTGAAGAACTCGACGTCGTGCTTGACGCAGTTCTGGTAGAGCGTCTGCAGGATCATGTGCCCGGTGCGGTCGGCGGCATAACATGCGCGGCGCACCGGGGCCTTGCCGTGGTCGCGGGTGTGTCCGCCGAACCGGCGCTGGTCGATGCGGCCCTCGGGGGTGCGGTTGAACGGCATCCCCATCTTCTCCAGGTCGAGCACCGCGTCGATGGCCTCTTTGGCCATGATCTCCACGGCGTCCTGGTCGGCCAGGTAGTCACCGCCCTTGACGGTGTCGAAGGTGTGCCACTCCCAGTTGTCCTCTTCGACGTTTGCCAGCGCGGCGCACATGCCGCCCTGGGCCGCGCCGGTGTGCGAACGGGTGGGGTAGAGCTTGGTCAGCACCGCGGTGCGGACCCGCGGTCCGGCCTCGACCGCGGCACGCATCCCGGCTCCGCCGGCGCCGACGATGACGACGTCGTAGCGATGTTCTTGGATCATCTGTGCTCCCTACGGAAGGTCAGGTGATGGTGGCGTCGAAGGTCAGCAGCACGTAGGTGCCCAGCACCAGCGTGAAGATCATCGACAGCGCCAGCAGGAGGTTGAGCCAGAACTTGGTGGAGTCCTTGCGCGAGTAGTCGGCGATGATGGTGCGCATCCCGTTGCCGCCGTGCAATTGAGCCAGCCACAGCAGCAACAGGTCCCAGATCTGCCAAAACGGCGACGACCAGCGTTCGGCGACGTAGTTGAAGTCGATGCGGTACACACCGTTCTCCCACATCAGCATGATGAACAGGTGCCCGAGGGCGAGGAAGACCAGCACGACGCCGGAGAACCGCATGAACAGCCACGCGTACTTCTCGAAATTGGGCATCCCGCCGCGACGACGCGGCGAACGGGGGTTGTCCAGGCCGGGCGGGCGGTCGTGGCTGCGTTGCAGAACCGGGGCAAGCCGGCTGTGGGGGTTGTCGGCTGACGGTGTGGTCATAGGAAGCGCTCCCACATGTGCATGCCGATGACGCCGACGGAGGCGATCATCACGGCGATGAAGACCCCGGCCACCACCCAGAGCATCTGGCGCTGGTAGCGCGGGCCCTCGGACCAGAAATCGATCAGGATCACGCGGATGCCGTTGAGTGCGTGGTAGAGCACTGCGCCGACGAGGCCGACCTCCATCAGGCCGACGATCGGTGTCTGGTAGGTCGCGATGATCTCGTTGTAGGCCTGCGGGCTGACCCGCACCAGCGCGGTGTCGAGGACGTGGACGAACAGGAAGAAGAAGATCGTCGCGCCGGAGATGCGGTGCAGCAGCCAGGACCACATCGCGGGGTCGCCGCGATAGAGGGTGCGGCGGCGCGGCGTGGATCGCGGTGCCGGTATGTCGGCATCAGGTGATGTCGCTGTACTCACGTGACCTCCAACGCCATCGGTGGACGCGTGGGGCACGGTTGCTGACCCGGGCCCCAAAACCTCGGGGCGACTCTAATCCCCTTTGTACTGCCGAACGAACTAGCGTGGGACGGAATGCCCCGTTCAGCGCGGCGAAGTTAGGGTGCCCTATCCAGTTTCGGGGCCACCCGACGAGGTGTTCGGAATGGATTCAGATTCGGTTCGGAGGGCCTGAGATGTCGCTGGGAATCGACTGGAAACTGTTGCGCAATAAAGCAATTGCGGTGTCGGGACACGCATACGCACCGTATTCGGGGTTCCGGGTGGGCGCGGCCGGATTGACCGCTGATGACCGAATCCTTACCGGATGCAATGTGGAGAATGTCTCATATGGCCTAGGTCTCTGTGCCGAGTGCGCAGTGGTCTGCGCCCTGTTCTCCACCGGGGGTGGCCGGCTGGTCGCTCTGGCTTGCGTGGGCCCCGACGGCGAGGTGCTGATGCCGTGCGGCCGCTGCCGCCAGGTGCTCTACGAACACGGCGGACCCGACCTGTTGATCGACCACCCCGCCGGCCCGCGACCGCTGAGTGCGCTGCTGCCCGACGCGTTCGGGCCCGCGGACCTCGACCGCCGGCACCGCGGGGAGCAGTCGTGACGTTCGACGCTCCGACGGTCATCCGGACCAAGCGCGACGGCGGCGCCCTGTCCGACGAGGCCATCGACTGGGTGATCGACGCCTACACCCACGACCGCATCGCCGAGGCGCAGATGTCGGCGCTGTTGATGGCGATCTTCCTGCGCGGGATGACCGGTGCGGAGATCGCGCGCTGGACCGCGGCGATGATCGGCTCAGGGCAGCGGTTCGACTTCACCGACCTGCGCCGCGCAGGCAAGCCGTTGGCCTTGGTGGACAAGCACTCCACCGGCGGGGTCGGCGACAAGATCACCATCCCGTTGGTGCCTGTGGTGATGGCCTGCGGCGGATCGGTGCCGCAGGCGGCCGGACGCGGACTCGGCCATACCGGCGGCACCCTCGACAAGCTGGAATCCATCCCCGGCTTCACCGCCGAACTGCCCAAATCGCAGATACGCCAACAGCTCAGCGACATCGGAGCAGCCATCTTCGCCGCGGGTGAACTCGCCCCCGCCGACCGCAAGATCTATGCGCTGCGCGATGTCACCGCCACCACCGAATCGCTGCCGCTGATCGCGAGCTCGGTGATGAGCAAGAAGATCGCCGAAGGCACCCGCGCGCTGGTGCTCGACACCAAGGTCGGCGCCGGAGCGTTCCTGAAGTCCGAGACGCAATCCCGAGAGCTGGCCCGCACCATGGTCGAGCTCGGCGCCACCCACGGTGTGGCGACCCGGGCGGTGCTGACCGACATGAACATCCCGCTGGGCCGGACGGTGGGTAACGCGGTCGAGGTCGCCGAATCGCTGGAGGTGCTCGAGGGCGGCGGCCCGGCCGATGTGGTGGAGCTGACGCTGACCCTGGCCCGCGAGATGCTCGACATCGCCGGCCTCGACGCCGTCGACCCCGCCCAGACCCTGCGCGACGGGACCGCGATGGACCAGTTCCGCAGACTGGTCGCCGCCCAGGGCGGCGACCTGAGCGCACCGCTGCCCGTCGGCACGCACAACGAGACCGTCAATGCACCGCGCAATGGCACCATGGGAGACATCGATGCGATGGCGGTGGGGCTGGCGGTGTGGCGGCTCGGAGCGGGCCGTTCCGAGCCGGGCCAGCGTGTGCAATTCGGCGCCGGGCTGCGCATCCACCGTCGTCCGGGTGAGCCCGTGGTTGCCGGTGAGCCGCTGTTCACCCTCTACACCGACACCCCGCAGCGCTTCGCGGCGGCGCGCGCCGAGCTCGACGGCGCCTGGACCGTCGGCGAGCACCCCCCGCCGGCCCGGCCGCTCATCATCGACCGCATCAGCCAGTGAGGAGGTTCTCCCGGTGACGACACCATTGACGCTCGACACCATCCAGAAGGCCCCCAAGGCTCTGCTGCACGACCACCTCGACGGTGGGCTGCGGCCCGCCACGGTGCTCGAGCTGGCCGCCGAGAACGGCTATGACGCGCTGCCGGCCACCAACGCCGAGGCGTTGGCGACGTTCTTCCGCACCGCGGCGCACAGCGGGTCGCTGGAGCGCTATCTGGAACCTTTCGCCCACACCGTCGGGGTGATGCAGACCGCCGACGCACTGCACCGGGTCGCGCAGGAATGTGTCGAGGACCTCGCCCGAGACAACGTCGTCTACGCCGAGGTGCGGTTCGCCCCCGAGTTGCACATCGACGGGGGACTGTCGCTGGACGCCGTCGTCGACGCGGTGCTGGCCGGCTTCGCGGCCGGGGAGAAGTCCGCCGCGGCCGACGGGCGCACCATCACGGTGCGCTGCCTGGTCACCGCGATGCGCCACGCCGCGCGGTCCCGCGAGATCGCCGCGCTGGCCGTGCGGTTCCGTGACCGGGGCGTGGTGGGCTTCGACATCGCCGGTGCGGAGGCCGGCTACCCGCCCACCCGCCATCTGGATGCCTTCGAGTTCATGCGCAGCAACAACGCCCGCTTCACCATCCACGCCGGCGAGGCGTTCGGGTTGCCCTCCATCCACGAGGCCATCGCGTTCTGCGGTGCCGACCGGCTCGGGCACGGCGTGCGCATCGTCGACGACATCACCCTGGGCGAGGACGGTGACCCTCGGCTGGGGCGGCTGGCAGCGCTGTTGCGGGACAAGCGGATTCCGTTCGAGATGTGCCCGAGCTCGAATGTGCAGACCGGCGCGGTGCCCAGTATCGCCGAGCATCCGTTCGACCTGCTGGCCCGGTTACGGTTTCGGGTCACCGTCAACACAGACAACCGGCTGATGAGCGACACGTCGATGAGCCAGGAGATGCTGCGGCTGGTCGAGGCGTTCGGCTACGGGTGGAGCGATCTGGAGAGGTTCACGATCAACGCGATGAAATCGGCGTTCATCAGCTTTCCCGAACGGCTGGCGATCATCGACGAGGTGATCAAGCCGCGTTACGCCGTGCTGGTGGGCTGACTACTCCTCGCGCAGCCGGGACTCGACGAAGCTCTCCAGCGACTCCCACTGCGACACGGCCTCGGCGTAGGGCGGGTTGGGCCGCCGCGCCGACGACGGGTTCAGCGCGTAGGCGATCACCCGGCCCAGCGGGGCGTCGGCGGACAGCTTGGCGGCCACGCTGGGATCCTCGGCGTAGTCACCGATGTCGCGCAACAGCTCCACGGCCAGTTCGAGCTGGTCACGGTCGAGCGTGTCCGGCCCGTCGGCGAGGTCGTCGACGATGTCGGTGAGCACATAGACGTTGTCTTCGGTGACCTCGACGCGCAGCGAGCCGTCGGTGGCGGCGGTGCGGATGTCGTCGTAGGTCGCCAGGTCCGACAGGTCGTGGTCGTGCTCGTCGGCCAGGTAGCGCGCCAGCGCCCGCTCGGAGCCGAACACGCTGATGCGCCCATTGCGGCCGAGGAAGATGGGCTGGTCGTCGAGGTAGCAGCGCAGCGTGAAGAACGATCCGCCGCGAGTCATCAGACGCACCGGGTCGATTCCGACACGTGCCCAGAAGTCCTCGTCTCCGCCCAGCACCCGGTGCTCGGCGGCCGCGGCCAGTTCGGCGGACTCCTCGTCGGTGTCGACGATGTCGTCGATCACGATGTCGTCCTCGATCTCGGGAGCGGGGCCGTCGAGCTCGTCCTGGGCTTTCTGGGCGGCCGCGGCGTCGACGTCGGGGGTGGTGATGATCTCGTCGATCGCCGCGATCACGCCGTCCCAGCCGCGGGCGATGATCTTCTCGATCTCGGCCCAGCGCTTGCGTCCGGCGCGTCCGGCGAACGCTTCGACTCCGCCGCCGACGGTGCCCAGCACCGGGTTGCCGTTGAAGAACTTGGTGACTCCGGGCAGCTCACACACTGAACCGATGGACGACAACACGGCCAGCGAGCCGTGCAGCGTGCGCACGCTGTCCTCGGTCGGTTTGGCCGACAGGATCTCCTCGAAGGCGGCCAGGTCGTGGGTGTGCTCCTCGGTCGGCGCCAGCCGGTGCGCGTTCTGCGCGGTCAGTTTCTCCCAGGCCGGATGATCGACGAGGTCGTTGTCGGCGTTGGTGCGGACGAACGCCACCAGGTCGGCAACCGAGTTGAACACATAGAGGTCCTCGTCCTTGCCGAGGAACGCCTCCCACTCGTCGCCCTCGGCGCGCCACCGCGGCGCCCACAACGTGTACACGTCGCCTTTGGTCAGCCTCAGCCCGATGGGCACGATGTCAGCCATGGCGCACAGCCTAATGGGGTGCGATACCGGCAGGACCGAGTCCCCGGGACCGGTGCGCGGCGTCTATTGTCAGTCGTGCAAGTGTTTGACTGTTCAATCCGTCTCGGGTCTAATGATCGAGGCTGCAGGACATCTGCGGTGCTGCCGAAGGCAGCCGGCGGAATACCGAAAGCGAGGTGAGCGGCATATGCCAGGCGACAGTATCGGCGCGCATGGCCGAATAGCCCTCGCGGATGTGAATCGCTCCGGCTTGCGCTGATCGTTGTCTACGCCTTCGACCGACGGGTGAGTCGGTGGGCTGTCAGGATTTCCCTTACGTACCCGCATGCCCTCTGTGAGGGCGGTGCGGCCGCAAAACCACACGTGCAACGGCGCATCGGTGTGTCTACGCGCGGCACCGCAGTGCCGAATTCCGAGTACTTCGAGAGATTGGTTGAGTTGCCATGTCTGAGGTGCCAATGAGCCAGACCGAGGATGTCGACCGCGAAGAAGTGATCAGGGCCATCGAACGGATGATGGACGACGATCTGAATCTGTCGGCGCTGACCGCGGCGGTGCGGCCGTTGACCGCAGCGCACGTCGTCGACGTCTTGGAGCGGTTGGATACCAAGCAACGCGCCGTGCTGTACCGGGTGCTCGGCAAGGATCAGGCGCTGGAGGTGTTCGAAAACCTTGACCCGGCGCTGCAGGGTGATCTGGTCGGTGCCCTCAAGGACGACGATGTGGCGACGCTGTTCGCCGATCTGGACCCTGACGACCGGGTGGAGCTGCTCGACGAGTTGCCGGCAAAGGTGGCCCGCCGACTCATGCAGGGGCTGCCCGTAGCCGAACGCGAGCTCACCGCCGGGATCCTCGGATATCCGCAGGGCTCGATCGGGCGGCAGATGAGCCCGGAGTTCGTCGCGGTGCGCCCCGAGATGACCAACGCCGAAGCCCTGAGCCGGGTCGCGGCCCATCTCGACGACGCCGAGACCGTGTATACGCTGCCGGTGACCGACCGCCACCGCACCCTGGTCGGCATCGTCAGCCTGCGCGACCTGATGAAGGGGCCCTCAGGAATCGTCGTGGGCGAGCTGATGCAGCACCCCTACAGCGTGCGGGCCACCGACGATGAGGAAGAGGCGGCCCGCCGCTGCGCAGACCTCAAGATGCTGGCACTGCCGGTGGTCGATAATGAGAACCGCCTGGTGGGCATTCTCACCGTCGACGACGCGCTGGCGATCTTGGAGCATGCCGATTCCGAGGACCAGGCCCGCCTCAGCGGTGCCGAACCGCTGCGCCGGCCGTATCTGACCGCTCCGGTGGCCAGCCTGGTCCGCTCCCGGGTGGTCTGGCTGTTGGTGCTGGCCATCGGCGCGACGTTGACCGTCCAGGTGCTGGCAGTCTTCGAGGAGACGCTGACCCAGGTGGTGACGTTGGCCCTGTTCGTGCCCTTGCTGATCGGCACCGGCGGCAACACCGGGAATCAGGCTGCTACCACCGTGATTCGCGCGCTGGCACTGGGCGATATCGGTCCGCGCGACCTGTCGAAGGTGTTGTTCCGGGAATTCCGGGTGGGTCTGTCGCTGGGGCTGCTGCTGGGCGCTCTGGCGTTCCTGGTGACCAGCCTGGTCTATGAGACCTCGATCGGGATCGTGATCGGTCTGACGTTCATCAGCCTGTGCACCATGGCCGCGACGGTCGGTGGCGCGATGCCGTTGCTGGCTCGTGCGCTGCGCGTCGATCCTGCAGTGTTCTCCAATCCCTTCATCTCCACCTTCGTCGACGCGACCGGATTGTTGATCTACTTCATGATCGCCCGCGCCGTACTGGGCATCTGAGCGGGGCTAGAGCCAGGCGGGGTGATGCCGCAGGTAGCGCTGCTTGAGCCACTGGGCGGCGCCGCCGTAGGTGAGTGCGACCAGCAGCAACCACAGTAGATAGGCCGGCGGTGGTGCGCTCATCTGCAGTGGCCCGGCCAGCGGGCTGACCGGCAGCAGCATCCCGAGCGCGGCCACCACCACCGCCGCGGTCACCACCACGCGCGCCGGTCGTTGGCCGCGCCACGGCACGGCGCGGGTGCGCAACACGAGCACCACCAACAACTGGGTCAGCAGGCCCGCCATGAACCACCCGGTCTGGAACACCGCCGGCGAGTCGGCGGCTTGGAACACCCACCACAGCGCCGCGAAGGTGGCCAGGTCGAACACCGTGCTCAGGGTGCCGAAGGTGATCATGAACCTGATCAGACCCGCAGAATGCCACCGGCGCGGCTTGCGCAGGTAGTCGCGGTCCACCCGGTCCCACGGCACCGACAACTGGGCCAGGTCGTAGAGCAGGTTCTGCACCATCAACTGGATGGGCAGTATCGGCAGGAACGGCAGGAACACGCTGGCCGCCAACACCGACAACACGTTGCCGAAGTTGGAGCTCGCGGTGATCTTGACGTACTTCATCGTGTTGGCCAAGGTGCGGCGCCCCTCGACCACGCCGGCCGCCACCACCGCGAGATCCTTGTCCAGCAGAATCAGGTCGGCGGCTTGTTTGGCGGCCTGAGCGGCGTTGTCTGCGGCGACGCCCACGTCGGCGACCCGCAGCGCGGCAACGTCGTTGACGCCGTCGCCGAGAAACCCGACGGCGTGTCCGTTGTCGCGCAGTGCGGCCACGATCCGGGTCTTGTGATCGGGTGCCAGCTCGGCGAAGACGTTCGCCTCATTGACCACCGCGCGGATCTGGGCGTCGCTGAGCCCTTCGAGGTGACGGCCCAGGATCAGCGGGTCGCTGTCGACGCCGACCTGAGCGGCCACCTGTTGGGCCACGATGCGGTTGTCACCGCTGAGGATCTTGACGGCAACACCGTGTTCGGTCAGCCGGGCCACGGCGCGCTCGGCACTGTCCCGGGTCGGATCGACGAACCCGACGAATCCGACCAGCACCAATGATCTTTCGTCGGATTCGTCATAGCGCTCCCAGCGGGCCGGCCCGGTTTTCGCCGCGATCGCCAGCACCCGCATGCCACGGCGCCGATAGGCTTCCAGCAATTCCTCGGCCTCGGTGCGCAACTCGTGGCCGAACCATGCGACCTGCTCGCCCAGCCGCGCTTCAGTGCACAGTGGTAGGACTTCGTCGGGGTCGCCTTTGCAGATCAGCAGGTGTTCACCGGGTTGCCGGGACACCACCACCGTGCTGCGCCGCCGTCGGTGGTCGAACGCGATCTCGTCGACCTTCTCGCAGGTCGCTTCGGTGATCACGGCGGCGTCGCCGGCGGCGAGTTGGTCGACGATGGCGTCGTCAAGCTGGTTTGCCGGCCCGTCCTGGAAATGTGCCGCGATGAACGCGAAGTCGGTGACCGCCTCGTCGAATCGCCCGGTGACGTCGATGCTGTGCGCGTAGGCGATGCGGTCCTCGGTCAGGGTGCCCGTCTTATCGACACAGAGCACCTCCATGGCGCCCAGATCCTGGATGGCGTTGAGGCGTCGCACCAGCACTCGTTGGGCGGCCAGCCGTGCCGCGCCGCGGGCGAGATTGGTGGTGACGATGACCGGCAACATCTCCGGTGTCAGGCCGACCGCGACGGCAAGGGCGAACATCGCCGCCTGCGCCCACACTCCGCTGACCAATCCGTTGACGATGAACACGATCGGTGCCATCACCAGCATGAAACGGATCAGCGTCCATCCCACGCTGCGCACGCCGCGGTCGAAACTGGACTCCGGTCGTGGTGCGGCCGCCGATCGGGCCAGCGAGCCGCGGTAGGTGTGGTCGCCGGTGGCGATGACCACGCCGGTGGCCCGGCCGGTCACCACAGCGGTGCCCGACAGACACAATCCGGGGTTGTCCATCACCGTGGCGGCGGCGCGCTCGGGTGTGGCCGCGTCGGATCCCGGGGTGTGTTTGGCAACCGGAAGTGCTTCACCACTGAGCGCCGACTGATCGACGGTCAGCGCGCTGGAGGTGAGCACGCGAAGGTCGGCGGCCACCACATCACCGGCCTGCAGCACCACCATGTCACCGGGAACCAGATCCGGCGCCGGGATCTCGCGGTCCATCGGGTCGGATTCGGCATCGGCGCGGCGGCGCACCGTCACCGTGGCGGTGACCAATCGCTGCAGTGCCTGGGTGGCGCGCGTGGTGCGGGTCTGCTGCCAGAACCGCAGCACCACGGCCAGCGTCACCATGACCGCGACCGTGGTGGATCCACGGGCGTCGCCGACCGCGACGAACACCGCACCCAATCCCGCGAGCAGGGCGACGAACGGGCTGCGCAGCGCCACCAGCAGCTGTGCGGTCATGCCGGGGGCGGCGGCTTCGGCCGACTCGTTCGCACCGAAACCGACCAGCCGATCCGCCGCTTCGGACTCGGTCAGACCCCGAGGTGAGGAGCCCAGTTGCTGGTACAGCGTGAACACCGAGGCG from Mycobacterium sp. SMC-4 includes:
- the mgtA gene encoding magnesium-translocating P-type ATPase, translated to MTANATPERLRELADASVFTLYQQLGSSPRGLTESEAADRLVGFGANESAEAAAPGMTAQLLVALRSPFVALLAGLGAVFVAVGDARGSTTVAVMVTLAVVLRFWQQTRTTRATQALQRLVTATVTVRRRADAESDPMDREIPAPDLVPGDMVVLQAGDVVAADLRVLTSSALTVDQSALSGEALPVAKHTPGSDAATPERAAATVMDNPGLCLSGTAVVTGRATGVVIATGDHTYRGSLARSAAAPRPESSFDRGVRSVGWTLIRFMLVMAPIVFIVNGLVSGVWAQAAMFALAVAVGLTPEMLPVIVTTNLARGAARLAAQRVLVRRLNAIQDLGAMEVLCVDKTGTLTEDRIAYAHSIDVTGRFDEAVTDFAFIAAHFQDGPANQLDDAIVDQLAAGDAAVITEATCEKVDEIAFDHRRRRSTVVVSRQPGEHLLICKGDPDEVLPLCTEARLGEQVAWFGHELRTEAEELLEAYRRRGMRVLAIAAKTGPARWERYDESDERSLVLVGFVGFVDPTRDSAERAVARLTEHGVAVKILSGDNRIVAQQVAAQVGVDSDPLILGRHLEGLSDAQIRAVVNEANVFAELAPDHKTRIVAALRDNGHAVGFLGDGVNDVAALRVADVGVAADNAAQAAKQAADLILLDKDLAVVAAGVVEGRRTLANTMKYVKITASSNFGNVLSVLAASVFLPFLPILPIQLMVQNLLYDLAQLSVPWDRVDRDYLRKPRRWHSAGLIRFMITFGTLSTVFDLATFAALWWVFQAADSPAVFQTGWFMAGLLTQLLVVLVLRTRAVPWRGQRPARVVVTAAVVVAALGMLLPVSPLAGPLQMSAPPPAYLLWLLLVALTYGGAAQWLKQRYLRHHPAWL
- the mgtE gene encoding magnesium transporter, giving the protein MSEVPMSQTEDVDREEVIRAIERMMDDDLNLSALTAAVRPLTAAHVVDVLERLDTKQRAVLYRVLGKDQALEVFENLDPALQGDLVGALKDDDVATLFADLDPDDRVELLDELPAKVARRLMQGLPVAERELTAGILGYPQGSIGRQMSPEFVAVRPEMTNAEALSRVAAHLDDAETVYTLPVTDRHRTLVGIVSLRDLMKGPSGIVVGELMQHPYSVRATDDEEEAARRCADLKMLALPVVDNENRLVGILTVDDALAILEHADSEDQARLSGAEPLRRPYLTAPVASLVRSRVVWLLVLAIGATLTVQVLAVFEETLTQVVTLALFVPLLIGTGGNTGNQAATTVIRALALGDIGPRDLSKVLFREFRVGLSLGLLLGALAFLVTSLVYETSIGIVIGLTFISLCTMAATVGGAMPLLARALRVDPAVFSNPFISTFVDATGLLIYFMIARAVLGI